One segment of Thunnus thynnus chromosome 19, fThuThy2.1, whole genome shotgun sequence DNA contains the following:
- the LOC137170677 gene encoding proteinase-activated receptor 2-like, giving the protein MFSYCHFTGRQGFIGRESQDGVEVSSHDKEILSSHLTTVFLPIIYIIVFAVGLPTNAMAIWVFLFRTKKKRLSSIYMANLALADLLFVIWVPLKISYHFNGNNWVYGEGLCKVLVAFFYSNMYCSIAFITCISVQRYWAVVHPLSEQQRDNRIPVAVSITVWVVVWLFTIPLYLYDQQVKITNFNPKILTCHDVTRESQVKIAAGYFLTMGTLGFVVPTIVCIISYILMLKALRNSMKNAAITKKQRKAVLLIITVLVMFLVCFTPSNIMLLVHYILLLSGADNHLYEFYTTTLCLASLNSCIDPFVYYFISKDFRDHVKNTFLCRSESTVKRMKVSFRAPKNSQEQHTTPKSGNTQSTEC; this is encoded by the coding sequence atgttttcatattgtcacTTCACAGGACGCCAAGGCTTCATTGGTAGAGAGAGCCAAGATGGGGTAGAAGTCAGCTCCCACGACAAAGAAATCCTGAGCAGTCATCTTACAACTGTCTTCCTTCCAATCATCTACATCATTGTATTTGCTGTGGGGCTGCCCACCAACGCCATGGCAATATGGGTATTCCTCTTCAGGACCAAGAAAAAACGCCTGTCGTCAATCTACATGGCAAACCTGGCTCTGGCTGACTTGCTCTTTGTCATCTGGGTCCCCCTGAAGATATCATACCACTTCAATGGCAACAACTGGGTCTACGGAGAAGGGCTGTGCAAAGTGCTGGTGGCGTTTTTCTACAGCAACATGTACTGCTCCATCGCCTTTATCACCTGCATAAGTGTCCAGCGTTACTGGGCAGTGGTCCACCCACTGTCCGAGCAGCAGAGGGACAACCGCATACCAGTTGCCGTCTCCATTACAGTCTGGGTGGTGGTCTGGCTTTTCACCATCCCTCTCTACCTGTATGACCAACAGGTCAAAATAACAAACTTCAATCCAAAAATCCTTACCTGCCATGATGTCACCAGGGAAAGTCAGGTGAAAATAGCAGCTGGCTACTTCCTGACAATGGGAACTCTGGGATTTGTTGTTCCCACTATTGTGTGCATCATATCCTACATCCTCATGCTCAAAGCTCTCAGGAACAGCATGAAAAATGCTGCCATCACCAAGAAGCAACGGAAGGCTGTGCTCTTGATCATCACAGTGTTGGTTATGTTTTTAGTGTGCTTCACCCCCAGTAACATCATGCTGCTGGTACACTATATCCTCCTGTTGAGCGGGGCCGACAACCACCTGTACGAATTTTACACCACCACCCTGTGCCTGGCTAGTCTCAACAGCTGCATCGACCCTTTTGTTTACTACTTTATCTCCAAGGACTTCAGGGATCATGTGAAGAACACGTTCCTCTGCAGGAGTGAGAGCACAGTGAAGAGGATGAAGGTGTCCTTCAGGGCTCCGAAAAACTCACAAGAGCAACACACCACGCCTAAgtcaggaaacacacagagcacTGAATGCTAG